A genome region from Microplitis demolitor isolate Queensland-Clemson2020A chromosome 1, iyMicDemo2.1a, whole genome shotgun sequence includes the following:
- the LOC103573368 gene encoding glucose transporter type 1 isoform X5, with product MSMNLSAKLDELQQRGDRQLETTVALCEIRTQLQELTKSVESCQSEVSEVKRDMVAIKHELDTVQQVKEEIEELREYVDRLEEHSHRRKLRLLEQGLTFFLAYAIFAAVFGMLQFGYNTGVINAPQGNIANFMKDVYKDRYGEDMPDYVVKNLYSVAVSIFAIGGMIGGFSGGIIANRFGRKGGLLLNNVLGIVGACLMGFTKAAHSYEMLFLGRLIIGINCGLNTSLVPMYISEIAPLNLRGGLGTVNQLAVTIGLLISQVLGIEQILGTNDRWPVLLGLAVIPPIAQLLLLPICPESPRYLLITKQWEEEARRALRKLRASNQVEEDIEEMRAEERAQQAESTISMGELICSPTLRAPLVIGVVMQLSQQLSGINAVFYYSTILFRNAGLSDESAKFATIGIGAIMVGMTLVSIPLMDRTGRRTLHLYGLGGMFIFSIFITISFLIKEFFNYVQEMIGWMSYLSVVSTLSFVVFFAVGPGSIPWMITAELFSQGPRPAAMSIAVLVNWMANFVVGIGFPSMMICLDNYTFLPFSAFLAVFWIFTYKKVPETKNKTFEEILALFRHNHDRYDGKKLSNPIPDTYTTRIQDK from the exons ATGAGTATGAACTTGAGCGCCAAGCTGGACGAGCTTCAGCAGCGGGGTGACCGTCAGCTCGAGACGACAGTGGCTCTTTGTGAGATACGTACTCAGCTACAGGAACTCACCAAGAGCGTCGAGTCCTGTCAGAGCGAGGTCAGCGAAGTCAAACGGGACATGGTTGCGATAAAG CACGAACTGGACACGGTGCAGCAAGTCAAGGAGGAAATTGAGGAATTACGGGAGTACGTGGACCGACTCGAGGAACATTCTCACAGACGGAAACTCAGACTTTTGGAACag GGATTAACATTTTTCCTAGCGTACGCGATATTCGCTGCGGTCTTTGGAATGCTTCAGTTCGGATACAACACTGGAGTAATAAATGCACCTCAAGGG AATATTGCTAATTTTATGAAAGATGTCTACAAAGATAGATACGGTGAAGATATGCCTGATTAtgttgttaaaaatttgtactcAGTAGCAGTTAGTATATTCGCAATTGGAGGAATGATTGGCGGATTTAGTGGCGGCATTATTGCTAACAGATTTGGCAG aaaaGGGGGATTGCTATTAAATAATGTACTGGGAATAGTCGGAGCATGTCTGATGGGTTTCACAAAAGCGGCTCACTCATACGAGATGTTATTTCTGGGACGTCTTATTATCGGTATTAATTGTGGATTGAATACGTCACTAGTTCCCATGTACATATCGGAAATAGCACCACTAAATTTGCGAGGTGGATTGGGCACAGTTAATCAGCTAGCTGTTACTATCGGTCTCTTAATTTCCCAAGTACTGGGTATCGAACAAATTCTGGGCACTAATGATCGCTGGCCTGTTCTACTGGGGCTGGCTGTCATACCGCCTATTGCACAACTACTGTTACTGCCAATTTGTCCAGAATCTCCAAG ATATTTGCTCATTACCAAACAGTGGGAAGAGGAGGCGCGTCGAGCATTAAGAAAACTTCGAGCTAGCAACCAAGTTGAAGAAGATATAGAAGAAATGAGGGCTGAGGAACGAGCTCAACAGGCTGAATCAACAATTTCAATGGGCGAGCTTATATGCAGTCCAACTTTGAGAGCTCCTCTTGTTATTGGTGTGGTCATGCAACTATCACAGCAACTTTCGGGTATTAATGCT gTCTTTTACTACTCGACGATACTGTTCCGAAACGCTGGATTGTCTGACGAAAGTGCCAAGTTCGCAACCATTGGTATAGGTGCTATTATGGTTGGTATGACGTTAGTATCCATACCGCTAATGGATCGTACCGGTAGACGAACACTACATCTTTATGGTCTGGGTGGaatgtttatattttccatATTCATCACCATTTCGTTCCTTATAAAG GAGTTTTTCAATTACGTACAGGAAATGATCGGGTGGATGTCTTATCTATCAGTGGTATCGACACTTAGTTTCGTAGTGTTCTTCGCTGTGGGACCTGGTTCGATACCTTGGATGATTACTGCTGAGTTATTTTCACAAGGTCCACGTCCAGCTGCCATGTCCATTGCTGTACTTGTTAATTGGATGGCTAATTTCGTCGTCGGTATTGGTTTTCCAAGCATGATG ATTTGCCTTGATAACTATACATTCCTACCATTCAGTGCATTCCTGGCTGTTTTCTGGATCTTTACGTACAAAAAGGTCCCGGAAACTAAAAACAAGACCTTCGAAGAGATTTTGGCTCTCTTTAGGCACAACCACGACAGGTATGACGGAAAGAAGCTATCAAATCCCATACCCGATACTTATACTACCAGAAtacaagataaataa
- the LOC103573368 gene encoding glucose transporter type 1 isoform X2 gives MADSRGFKPINLWSGDPDSECLYEEISGLSSSIEPERRSVGSGTSERSSRTKRKVSSQDTLQRAGSVGHRVYQDHSASAGEKTAPQPQTRHHSISSTYQHPQHHQHQHQHQHQQIQHHQLQQLHQQHLHQQPYTETTQLPTSVHHQLRDQFAGTNSSPRVEDQYATRGFYGESLHGAPFEASASFKLTRGRTAAHYHHYHHYTSSLRRPGARPAPRYHFPRGVFSDETQEEIQEDDEATLRELLVSLQKQVSVMSMNLSAKLDELQQRGDRQLETTVALCEIRTQLQELTKSVESCQSEVSEVKRDMVAIKHELDTVQQVKEEIEELREYVDRLEEHSHRRKLRLLEQGLTFFLAYAIFAAVFGMLQFGYNTGVINAPQGNIANFMKDVYKDRYGEDMPDYVVKNLYSVAVSIFAIGGMIGGFSGGIIANRFGRKGGLLLNNVLGIVGACLMGFTKAAHSYEMLFLGRLIIGINCGLNTSLVPMYISEIAPLNLRGGLGTVNQLAVTIGLLISQVLGIEQILGTNDRWPVLLGLAVIPPIAQLLLLPICPESPRYLLITKQWEEEARRALRKLRASNQVEEDIEEMRAEERAQQAESTISMGELICSPTLRAPLVIGVVMQLSQQLSGINAVFYYSTILFRNAGLSDESAKFATIGIGAIMVGMTLVSIPLMDRTGRRTLHLYGLGGMFIFSIFITISFLIKEMIGWMSYLSVVSTLSFVVFFAVGPGSIPWMITAELFSQGPRPAAMSIAVLVNWMANFVVGIGFPSMMICLDNYTFLPFSAFLAVFWIFTYKKVPETKNKTFEEILALFRHNHDRYDGKKLSNPIPDTYTTRIQDK, from the exons ATGGCCGATTCACGCGGCTTCAAGCCAATAAATTTGTGGAGCGGTGATCCGGATTCGGAGTGTCTTTACGAGGAGATATCAGGTCTCTCGTCATCAATTGAGCCTGAACGCCGTAGCGTAGGATCAGGTACTAGTGAACGTAGCAGCCGAACAAAACGTAAAGTGAGTAGTCAGGATACGCTCCAGCGTGCCGGGAGTGTTGGTCATCGTGTGTACCAAGATCACTCAGCATCAGCTGGTGAAAAAACAGCTCCGCAACCTCAAACACGTCACCACAGTATTTCTTCAACTTATCAGCATCCGCAGcatcatcagcatcagcacCAGCACCAGCATCAACAAATCCAACACCATCAGTTGCAACAACTGCATCAACAGCACTTACATCAGCAACCGTACACAGAAACAACACAGTTGCCGACATCAGTGCATCATCAGTTGCGTGATCAATTTGCTGGTACAAATAGCAGCCCCAGGGTGGAGGATCAATATGCCACACGAGGATTCTACGGGGAGTCTTTACATGGCGCCCCATTTGAGGCTTCAGCCTCATTCAAGCTGACGAGGGGACGAACTGCTGCCCACTATCATCACTATCATCATTACACCAGCAGTTTGCGGCGTCCTGGCGCAAGACCCGCACCTAGATATCACTTTCCACGCGGTGTATTCAGTGATGAGACGCAGGAAGAAATACAAGAGGACGATGAAGCTACTCTCAGAGAGTTGCTCGTAAG TCTGCAGAAACAGGTCAGCGTGATGAGTATGAACTTGAGCGCCAAGCTGGACGAGCTTCAGCAGCGGGGTGACCGTCAGCTCGAGACGACAGTGGCTCTTTGTGAGATACGTACTCAGCTACAGGAACTCACCAAGAGCGTCGAGTCCTGTCAGAGCGAGGTCAGCGAAGTCAAACGGGACATGGTTGCGATAAAG CACGAACTGGACACGGTGCAGCAAGTCAAGGAGGAAATTGAGGAATTACGGGAGTACGTGGACCGACTCGAGGAACATTCTCACAGACGGAAACTCAGACTTTTGGAACag GGATTAACATTTTTCCTAGCGTACGCGATATTCGCTGCGGTCTTTGGAATGCTTCAGTTCGGATACAACACTGGAGTAATAAATGCACCTCAAGGG AATATTGCTAATTTTATGAAAGATGTCTACAAAGATAGATACGGTGAAGATATGCCTGATTAtgttgttaaaaatttgtactcAGTAGCAGTTAGTATATTCGCAATTGGAGGAATGATTGGCGGATTTAGTGGCGGCATTATTGCTAACAGATTTGGCAG aaaaGGGGGATTGCTATTAAATAATGTACTGGGAATAGTCGGAGCATGTCTGATGGGTTTCACAAAAGCGGCTCACTCATACGAGATGTTATTTCTGGGACGTCTTATTATCGGTATTAATTGTGGATTGAATACGTCACTAGTTCCCATGTACATATCGGAAATAGCACCACTAAATTTGCGAGGTGGATTGGGCACAGTTAATCAGCTAGCTGTTACTATCGGTCTCTTAATTTCCCAAGTACTGGGTATCGAACAAATTCTGGGCACTAATGATCGCTGGCCTGTTCTACTGGGGCTGGCTGTCATACCGCCTATTGCACAACTACTGTTACTGCCAATTTGTCCAGAATCTCCAAG ATATTTGCTCATTACCAAACAGTGGGAAGAGGAGGCGCGTCGAGCATTAAGAAAACTTCGAGCTAGCAACCAAGTTGAAGAAGATATAGAAGAAATGAGGGCTGAGGAACGAGCTCAACAGGCTGAATCAACAATTTCAATGGGCGAGCTTATATGCAGTCCAACTTTGAGAGCTCCTCTTGTTATTGGTGTGGTCATGCAACTATCACAGCAACTTTCGGGTATTAATGCT gTCTTTTACTACTCGACGATACTGTTCCGAAACGCTGGATTGTCTGACGAAAGTGCCAAGTTCGCAACCATTGGTATAGGTGCTATTATGGTTGGTATGACGTTAGTATCCATACCGCTAATGGATCGTACCGGTAGACGAACACTACATCTTTATGGTCTGGGTGGaatgtttatattttccatATTCATCACCATTTCGTTCCTTATAAAG GAAATGATCGGGTGGATGTCTTATCTATCAGTGGTATCGACACTTAGTTTCGTAGTGTTCTTCGCTGTGGGACCTGGTTCGATACCTTGGATGATTACTGCTGAGTTATTTTCACAAGGTCCACGTCCAGCTGCCATGTCCATTGCTGTACTTGTTAATTGGATGGCTAATTTCGTCGTCGGTATTGGTTTTCCAAGCATGATG ATTTGCCTTGATAACTATACATTCCTACCATTCAGTGCATTCCTGGCTGTTTTCTGGATCTTTACGTACAAAAAGGTCCCGGAAACTAAAAACAAGACCTTCGAAGAGATTTTGGCTCTCTTTAGGCACAACCACGACAGGTATGACGGAAAGAAGCTATCAAATCCCATACCCGATACTTATACTACCAGAAtacaagataaataa
- the LOC103573368 gene encoding glucose transporter type 1 isoform X4, translating to MVSLSPSLQKQVSVMSMNLSAKLDELQQRGDRQLETTVALCEIRTQLQELTKSVESCQSEVSEVKRDMVAIKHELDTVQQVKEEIEELREYVDRLEEHSHRRKLRLLEQGLTFFLAYAIFAAVFGMLQFGYNTGVINAPQGNIANFMKDVYKDRYGEDMPDYVVKNLYSVAVSIFAIGGMIGGFSGGIIANRFGRKGGLLLNNVLGIVGACLMGFTKAAHSYEMLFLGRLIIGINCGLNTSLVPMYISEIAPLNLRGGLGTVNQLAVTIGLLISQVLGIEQILGTNDRWPVLLGLAVIPPIAQLLLLPICPESPRYLLITKQWEEEARRALRKLRASNQVEEDIEEMRAEERAQQAESTISMGELICSPTLRAPLVIGVVMQLSQQLSGINAVFYYSTILFRNAGLSDESAKFATIGIGAIMVGMTLVSIPLMDRTGRRTLHLYGLGGMFIFSIFITISFLIKEFFNYVQEMIGWMSYLSVVSTLSFVVFFAVGPGSIPWMITAELFSQGPRPAAMSIAVLVNWMANFVVGIGFPSMMICLDNYTFLPFSAFLAVFWIFTYKKVPETKNKTFEEILALFRHNHDRYDGKKLSNPIPDTYTTRIQDK from the exons ATGGTCTCCCTATCTCCCAG TCTGCAGAAACAGGTCAGCGTGATGAGTATGAACTTGAGCGCCAAGCTGGACGAGCTTCAGCAGCGGGGTGACCGTCAGCTCGAGACGACAGTGGCTCTTTGTGAGATACGTACTCAGCTACAGGAACTCACCAAGAGCGTCGAGTCCTGTCAGAGCGAGGTCAGCGAAGTCAAACGGGACATGGTTGCGATAAAG CACGAACTGGACACGGTGCAGCAAGTCAAGGAGGAAATTGAGGAATTACGGGAGTACGTGGACCGACTCGAGGAACATTCTCACAGACGGAAACTCAGACTTTTGGAACag GGATTAACATTTTTCCTAGCGTACGCGATATTCGCTGCGGTCTTTGGAATGCTTCAGTTCGGATACAACACTGGAGTAATAAATGCACCTCAAGGG AATATTGCTAATTTTATGAAAGATGTCTACAAAGATAGATACGGTGAAGATATGCCTGATTAtgttgttaaaaatttgtactcAGTAGCAGTTAGTATATTCGCAATTGGAGGAATGATTGGCGGATTTAGTGGCGGCATTATTGCTAACAGATTTGGCAG aaaaGGGGGATTGCTATTAAATAATGTACTGGGAATAGTCGGAGCATGTCTGATGGGTTTCACAAAAGCGGCTCACTCATACGAGATGTTATTTCTGGGACGTCTTATTATCGGTATTAATTGTGGATTGAATACGTCACTAGTTCCCATGTACATATCGGAAATAGCACCACTAAATTTGCGAGGTGGATTGGGCACAGTTAATCAGCTAGCTGTTACTATCGGTCTCTTAATTTCCCAAGTACTGGGTATCGAACAAATTCTGGGCACTAATGATCGCTGGCCTGTTCTACTGGGGCTGGCTGTCATACCGCCTATTGCACAACTACTGTTACTGCCAATTTGTCCAGAATCTCCAAG ATATTTGCTCATTACCAAACAGTGGGAAGAGGAGGCGCGTCGAGCATTAAGAAAACTTCGAGCTAGCAACCAAGTTGAAGAAGATATAGAAGAAATGAGGGCTGAGGAACGAGCTCAACAGGCTGAATCAACAATTTCAATGGGCGAGCTTATATGCAGTCCAACTTTGAGAGCTCCTCTTGTTATTGGTGTGGTCATGCAACTATCACAGCAACTTTCGGGTATTAATGCT gTCTTTTACTACTCGACGATACTGTTCCGAAACGCTGGATTGTCTGACGAAAGTGCCAAGTTCGCAACCATTGGTATAGGTGCTATTATGGTTGGTATGACGTTAGTATCCATACCGCTAATGGATCGTACCGGTAGACGAACACTACATCTTTATGGTCTGGGTGGaatgtttatattttccatATTCATCACCATTTCGTTCCTTATAAAG GAGTTTTTCAATTACGTACAGGAAATGATCGGGTGGATGTCTTATCTATCAGTGGTATCGACACTTAGTTTCGTAGTGTTCTTCGCTGTGGGACCTGGTTCGATACCTTGGATGATTACTGCTGAGTTATTTTCACAAGGTCCACGTCCAGCTGCCATGTCCATTGCTGTACTTGTTAATTGGATGGCTAATTTCGTCGTCGGTATTGGTTTTCCAAGCATGATG ATTTGCCTTGATAACTATACATTCCTACCATTCAGTGCATTCCTGGCTGTTTTCTGGATCTTTACGTACAAAAAGGTCCCGGAAACTAAAAACAAGACCTTCGAAGAGATTTTGGCTCTCTTTAGGCACAACCACGACAGGTATGACGGAAAGAAGCTATCAAATCCCATACCCGATACTTATACTACCAGAAtacaagataaataa
- the LOC103573368 gene encoding glucose transporter type 1 isoform X6: MDCAFFKGLTFFLAYAIFAAVFGMLQFGYNTGVINAPQGNIANFMKDVYKDRYGEDMPDYVVKNLYSVAVSIFAIGGMIGGFSGGIIANRFGRKGGLLLNNVLGIVGACLMGFTKAAHSYEMLFLGRLIIGINCGLNTSLVPMYISEIAPLNLRGGLGTVNQLAVTIGLLISQVLGIEQILGTNDRWPVLLGLAVIPPIAQLLLLPICPESPRYLLITKQWEEEARRALRKLRASNQVEEDIEEMRAEERAQQAESTISMGELICSPTLRAPLVIGVVMQLSQQLSGINAVFYYSTILFRNAGLSDESAKFATIGIGAIMVGMTLVSIPLMDRTGRRTLHLYGLGGMFIFSIFITISFLIKEFFNYVQEMIGWMSYLSVVSTLSFVVFFAVGPGSIPWMITAELFSQGPRPAAMSIAVLVNWMANFVVGIGFPSMMICLDNYTFLPFSAFLAVFWIFTYKKVPETKNKTFEEILALFRHNHDRYDGKKLSNPIPDTYTTRIQDK, encoded by the exons ATGGATTGTGCATTTTTTAAG GGATTAACATTTTTCCTAGCGTACGCGATATTCGCTGCGGTCTTTGGAATGCTTCAGTTCGGATACAACACTGGAGTAATAAATGCACCTCAAGGG AATATTGCTAATTTTATGAAAGATGTCTACAAAGATAGATACGGTGAAGATATGCCTGATTAtgttgttaaaaatttgtactcAGTAGCAGTTAGTATATTCGCAATTGGAGGAATGATTGGCGGATTTAGTGGCGGCATTATTGCTAACAGATTTGGCAG aaaaGGGGGATTGCTATTAAATAATGTACTGGGAATAGTCGGAGCATGTCTGATGGGTTTCACAAAAGCGGCTCACTCATACGAGATGTTATTTCTGGGACGTCTTATTATCGGTATTAATTGTGGATTGAATACGTCACTAGTTCCCATGTACATATCGGAAATAGCACCACTAAATTTGCGAGGTGGATTGGGCACAGTTAATCAGCTAGCTGTTACTATCGGTCTCTTAATTTCCCAAGTACTGGGTATCGAACAAATTCTGGGCACTAATGATCGCTGGCCTGTTCTACTGGGGCTGGCTGTCATACCGCCTATTGCACAACTACTGTTACTGCCAATTTGTCCAGAATCTCCAAG ATATTTGCTCATTACCAAACAGTGGGAAGAGGAGGCGCGTCGAGCATTAAGAAAACTTCGAGCTAGCAACCAAGTTGAAGAAGATATAGAAGAAATGAGGGCTGAGGAACGAGCTCAACAGGCTGAATCAACAATTTCAATGGGCGAGCTTATATGCAGTCCAACTTTGAGAGCTCCTCTTGTTATTGGTGTGGTCATGCAACTATCACAGCAACTTTCGGGTATTAATGCT gTCTTTTACTACTCGACGATACTGTTCCGAAACGCTGGATTGTCTGACGAAAGTGCCAAGTTCGCAACCATTGGTATAGGTGCTATTATGGTTGGTATGACGTTAGTATCCATACCGCTAATGGATCGTACCGGTAGACGAACACTACATCTTTATGGTCTGGGTGGaatgtttatattttccatATTCATCACCATTTCGTTCCTTATAAAG GAGTTTTTCAATTACGTACAGGAAATGATCGGGTGGATGTCTTATCTATCAGTGGTATCGACACTTAGTTTCGTAGTGTTCTTCGCTGTGGGACCTGGTTCGATACCTTGGATGATTACTGCTGAGTTATTTTCACAAGGTCCACGTCCAGCTGCCATGTCCATTGCTGTACTTGTTAATTGGATGGCTAATTTCGTCGTCGGTATTGGTTTTCCAAGCATGATG ATTTGCCTTGATAACTATACATTCCTACCATTCAGTGCATTCCTGGCTGTTTTCTGGATCTTTACGTACAAAAAGGTCCCGGAAACTAAAAACAAGACCTTCGAAGAGATTTTGGCTCTCTTTAGGCACAACCACGACAGGTATGACGGAAAGAAGCTATCAAATCCCATACCCGATACTTATACTACCAGAAtacaagataaataa
- the LOC103573368 gene encoding glucose transporter type 1 isoform X1, with the protein MADSRGFKPINLWSGDPDSECLYEEISGLSSSIEPERRSVGSGTSERSSRTKRKVSSQDTLQRAGSVGHRVYQDHSASAGEKTAPQPQTRHHSISSTYQHPQHHQHQHQHQHQQIQHHQLQQLHQQHLHQQPYTETTQLPTSVHHQLRDQFAGTNSSPRVEDQYATRGFYGESLHGAPFEASASFKLTRGRTAAHYHHYHHYTSSLRRPGARPAPRYHFPRGVFSDETQEEIQEDDEATLRELLVSLQKQVSVMSMNLSAKLDELQQRGDRQLETTVALCEIRTQLQELTKSVESCQSEVSEVKRDMVAIKHELDTVQQVKEEIEELREYVDRLEEHSHRRKLRLLEQGLTFFLAYAIFAAVFGMLQFGYNTGVINAPQGNIANFMKDVYKDRYGEDMPDYVVKNLYSVAVSIFAIGGMIGGFSGGIIANRFGRKGGLLLNNVLGIVGACLMGFTKAAHSYEMLFLGRLIIGINCGLNTSLVPMYISEIAPLNLRGGLGTVNQLAVTIGLLISQVLGIEQILGTNDRWPVLLGLAVIPPIAQLLLLPICPESPRYLLITKQWEEEARRALRKLRASNQVEEDIEEMRAEERAQQAESTISMGELICSPTLRAPLVIGVVMQLSQQLSGINAVFYYSTILFRNAGLSDESAKFATIGIGAIMVGMTLVSIPLMDRTGRRTLHLYGLGGMFIFSIFITISFLIKEFFNYVQEMIGWMSYLSVVSTLSFVVFFAVGPGSIPWMITAELFSQGPRPAAMSIAVLVNWMANFVVGIGFPSMMICLDNYTFLPFSAFLAVFWIFTYKKVPETKNKTFEEILALFRHNHDRYDGKKLSNPIPDTYTTRIQDK; encoded by the exons ATGGCCGATTCACGCGGCTTCAAGCCAATAAATTTGTGGAGCGGTGATCCGGATTCGGAGTGTCTTTACGAGGAGATATCAGGTCTCTCGTCATCAATTGAGCCTGAACGCCGTAGCGTAGGATCAGGTACTAGTGAACGTAGCAGCCGAACAAAACGTAAAGTGAGTAGTCAGGATACGCTCCAGCGTGCCGGGAGTGTTGGTCATCGTGTGTACCAAGATCACTCAGCATCAGCTGGTGAAAAAACAGCTCCGCAACCTCAAACACGTCACCACAGTATTTCTTCAACTTATCAGCATCCGCAGcatcatcagcatcagcacCAGCACCAGCATCAACAAATCCAACACCATCAGTTGCAACAACTGCATCAACAGCACTTACATCAGCAACCGTACACAGAAACAACACAGTTGCCGACATCAGTGCATCATCAGTTGCGTGATCAATTTGCTGGTACAAATAGCAGCCCCAGGGTGGAGGATCAATATGCCACACGAGGATTCTACGGGGAGTCTTTACATGGCGCCCCATTTGAGGCTTCAGCCTCATTCAAGCTGACGAGGGGACGAACTGCTGCCCACTATCATCACTATCATCATTACACCAGCAGTTTGCGGCGTCCTGGCGCAAGACCCGCACCTAGATATCACTTTCCACGCGGTGTATTCAGTGATGAGACGCAGGAAGAAATACAAGAGGACGATGAAGCTACTCTCAGAGAGTTGCTCGTAAG TCTGCAGAAACAGGTCAGCGTGATGAGTATGAACTTGAGCGCCAAGCTGGACGAGCTTCAGCAGCGGGGTGACCGTCAGCTCGAGACGACAGTGGCTCTTTGTGAGATACGTACTCAGCTACAGGAACTCACCAAGAGCGTCGAGTCCTGTCAGAGCGAGGTCAGCGAAGTCAAACGGGACATGGTTGCGATAAAG CACGAACTGGACACGGTGCAGCAAGTCAAGGAGGAAATTGAGGAATTACGGGAGTACGTGGACCGACTCGAGGAACATTCTCACAGACGGAAACTCAGACTTTTGGAACag GGATTAACATTTTTCCTAGCGTACGCGATATTCGCTGCGGTCTTTGGAATGCTTCAGTTCGGATACAACACTGGAGTAATAAATGCACCTCAAGGG AATATTGCTAATTTTATGAAAGATGTCTACAAAGATAGATACGGTGAAGATATGCCTGATTAtgttgttaaaaatttgtactcAGTAGCAGTTAGTATATTCGCAATTGGAGGAATGATTGGCGGATTTAGTGGCGGCATTATTGCTAACAGATTTGGCAG aaaaGGGGGATTGCTATTAAATAATGTACTGGGAATAGTCGGAGCATGTCTGATGGGTTTCACAAAAGCGGCTCACTCATACGAGATGTTATTTCTGGGACGTCTTATTATCGGTATTAATTGTGGATTGAATACGTCACTAGTTCCCATGTACATATCGGAAATAGCACCACTAAATTTGCGAGGTGGATTGGGCACAGTTAATCAGCTAGCTGTTACTATCGGTCTCTTAATTTCCCAAGTACTGGGTATCGAACAAATTCTGGGCACTAATGATCGCTGGCCTGTTCTACTGGGGCTGGCTGTCATACCGCCTATTGCACAACTACTGTTACTGCCAATTTGTCCAGAATCTCCAAG ATATTTGCTCATTACCAAACAGTGGGAAGAGGAGGCGCGTCGAGCATTAAGAAAACTTCGAGCTAGCAACCAAGTTGAAGAAGATATAGAAGAAATGAGGGCTGAGGAACGAGCTCAACAGGCTGAATCAACAATTTCAATGGGCGAGCTTATATGCAGTCCAACTTTGAGAGCTCCTCTTGTTATTGGTGTGGTCATGCAACTATCACAGCAACTTTCGGGTATTAATGCT gTCTTTTACTACTCGACGATACTGTTCCGAAACGCTGGATTGTCTGACGAAAGTGCCAAGTTCGCAACCATTGGTATAGGTGCTATTATGGTTGGTATGACGTTAGTATCCATACCGCTAATGGATCGTACCGGTAGACGAACACTACATCTTTATGGTCTGGGTGGaatgtttatattttccatATTCATCACCATTTCGTTCCTTATAAAG GAGTTTTTCAATTACGTACAGGAAATGATCGGGTGGATGTCTTATCTATCAGTGGTATCGACACTTAGTTTCGTAGTGTTCTTCGCTGTGGGACCTGGTTCGATACCTTGGATGATTACTGCTGAGTTATTTTCACAAGGTCCACGTCCAGCTGCCATGTCCATTGCTGTACTTGTTAATTGGATGGCTAATTTCGTCGTCGGTATTGGTTTTCCAAGCATGATG ATTTGCCTTGATAACTATACATTCCTACCATTCAGTGCATTCCTGGCTGTTTTCTGGATCTTTACGTACAAAAAGGTCCCGGAAACTAAAAACAAGACCTTCGAAGAGATTTTGGCTCTCTTTAGGCACAACCACGACAGGTATGACGGAAAGAAGCTATCAAATCCCATACCCGATACTTATACTACCAGAAtacaagataaataa